The Lasioglossum baleicum chromosome 18, iyLasBale1, whole genome shotgun sequence genomic sequence agtCACGATTTCGTATTATCTGTATCTGTATAATTCAATTGTCACttgtacattttcttttctataTAATTCTGTATAATATTCTATTCTCTATATGCTAACCCGTTTCATTCCGATACACCGCGTATATGAAGACTCGCGTCGAGAcagtggggagtgggtagtgggtagtggagtgggAGCTCGGAGGCCCGCAGCAAGGCGCTGCGATCAGTCGAGCTGCGCGAAGGAAGTATGTTCTTAATTGGGACAgactttaataaagaaagttcaTAATCTGCAGAACGATTCGTATGATTCATTTCATAACTACGATACgctgcaataacctaaaacttgctaaatgtcatgtcattgttgcatccccatcgcgcacgcgcaacgtatcTCCCATTCGCCTCAATAaatccccgtcgcgcacgcgcaacgtgtcacatattactctggtcatcagagagagggtaccttgtattcccctctcgagtgacggttcggtcactttctggcgacactgcgcaGATCTGCGATATGTATGCGCAGTCCTCGGAGAACGTCCACAGTGCCTTAGCTATAGTCGAGCCTTAATAATATCAAAGAATACAAAGAATATTAGAATTACACAAAAACATGTTCGATCAGTATAGAATTGTCGAAATCAATTACCATAACTTTCGGATGAGAGATTATCGACTACTACACTGACAAATATTCATTTTGCGCATTGAAGcagttattttatttaatatagaaattatgtagaaagtggagtgcgagtaactgaatGTTAAATGATTTCGAATGCTACAATAGCAAAAGACTAATCCCGTAAACATGAGTTAATTTATTGTtagaaaggaaaaaataaaaataccatGATTATCAAGGTGAAAATTAACAAACAAACGTAGAAGTCCATTTACAATacttagactgcagatctttatgcaaaataggaacattctacctgaattgcaacaagctggggtgaaattgtaaatatttaatttcttgttgaatatgtttaataggttaaaaCTACTATAGTAGTACGtttaaataattcaaattattttacGCTGAGAAATTagacctacccatttttattatcaatacataaaatccacagtgtaATAATATAGTATTTAAACAAACACTTACATGTTGGTCGCAGGTCAGCATGTTGTTTCTAAACCACATCACCGGCACAGACATTTTCGTAACAATTCCAAGTCAACACAATGCAACAAACGGGATAATTGTCACAACTTCGAGTTCTATTTGTTAAACTATGAACGGCACCATACTAAACTAAACGCGTGTTTACAAATAGAGTCGTCAGATCGCCTCCGTCATGTTGCCGTTGGAAAATCAACAGAGCCGCAACTTTGCCAGGTATGGATAACTAGTCGACTGATGAACGTTCCACAAATTTCGTGCCGCAAATGAACCAATCAACCCTGATGGGCCTCATTATACACCCTCATGGGTAGCTACCCCCACTACGCGCACTCTGGCCGCAAGGATTCAGATCCCTGACTGTGCACAGCATTAGGCTACTCGCCGCgtaattcatttttcattaCAATCTCTGCTCTTCTGCCAACGTTTTGGTATCGAAATTTTTTCTACAGTGAGCTATCTGAGGTCGTGCAGCTGGCTGGAGATTCATCGGATCTATCCGAGTACCCAGAATCGATGACGATGTTCTCTCGTCGTTCCTGAAGAGGTTCCTGGACAGCGCACGATTTTTTCTGAAGGTTGCTCCCCATGGAATGTGCACGTTTTTGTTCTCACTGTCGCCCCTGATGGGGCTGACGCACGGAGACGAATCACCATTAGTTGAGAGTCCGACATCATGCTCAGAAGGCAGCTAGTCCTGGATAGTTTGCTCCTGGCCACCGGAATCCAATAAACGGATTCGTCTTCGTGACGATGTTTCTGCTCCGAAGCTTTGCTGGTGTCCAGGGACACcaaataatttttaatctaACCGCTTTTTGTAAGCGGCCCAAAGTGCCTGCTTGTATTCCAACGCGGCGGCCAACTTGTCCTCGGCCTCGGTGATACCTCTGCCAACGACAGCCAAGTCTGCTCCAGAATTCACAACCGATTCTGGAGTGTTGTATTGTTGTCCCAAGTCGTCCGAGCTTGGGGCAAGCTTCACTCCAGGCGTCAGTTGAATCCAGGCTGGATTAAGACATATATTATTGGACTGGCAAACGATGCCAGTGACCAAGTTTGAACTATGCGCGATCGTTAACGCGTTCGCTACGTATTCGTTGTTCGTTAACGCTCCTTCCGAAGACATCTGCGTTACTATGAAGATACCACGCGGTTCCTTCACATTTTCCAAGGCTTTAGTCAACCCGTATACAATAGTTTTGCCTGCCACCGCGTGCACAGTAACCATGTCTGCCCACTCCGCGATCTTGTAAATGCCGTCCCGATACTGCAAGGACACCGTGTTACCAATATCCGCGAACTTCCGGTCCTCCATTAACAGAAAATTATGCTTGCTAGccagattttttaatttatttgtgaaattGTGGCTGAAGTCTTCTACGATGTCCACGTGTGTTTTAAGGACGACAATGTGTGGTCCCACTAAATCAGTAATTTCCAAAATAGACTCTGCTTTCGTCAAATCCGCTGCCAAGCATAAATTTGATTCCTTCGCTTCCATTAGGTTGAACAGGATCGTTGCCATCTCGTTTTTAGTCTTGGTCGCGCGCGAGTGGAACGGTATTTTCAGTCTTGATTCTTGAACTTCAAatataaattgcatttatttaggtTTCATAccaattttgtttaaatatgtacttcaataaAGAACTGTACTAAaacaatttctcagaaaattatatttataattttaatattggtAGATCTAGTGTTAATGCACTCTGAAACAGAAAATATTCTGCAAAATATTTACCCTGAGCAGGAATAACAGGAGCTCGGAACTCCAACCAGTAGTCTTTTACTTTCTTCACAACCTTCGGCGTGATCTTCTTACATTCCAGGAGGTAAGCGAGGATACTACTGATCGAGTATAAACTCCTCATTTTTATACCATGAGCTTCGATGTTTTTCTTGCCACCCTGTTCTCTGTCGATCACTACAAAAGCATCCGTCACCTTCAATCCATCTTTCCGTAGAGCTTCTGCAGTATCTATAATACTGCTACCGCTTGTGACAACATCTTCTATTATGATGCAATTTTCTCCCTCATCAAAGGATCCTTCTATCAGTTTCATTGTGCCGTAGGCTTTCGCCTCTTTTCTTCTGATTACCATGGGGATATTGGAATCTATACAGATCAATGTGGCCAATGGTAGAGCTGTGTACGGTACTCCGCAGATCTGCGATATGTTTTCGCAGTCGTCGGAGAACGTCCACAATGCCTTAGCTAGTCGAGCCTTAATGTTATCAAAGAATACGAAGAATATTAGAATTACACAAAATTACACAAAGTTCGATCAgtatagaattttcgaaatcaaTTACCATAACTTTCGGATGAGAGATTATCACTCTTAAATCGAAGTAGATTGGAGTTTTCAAACCAACTTTGGTTGTGTAATCTCCGAATTTTATTGCGTCTATTTCGCAAAGCGCAACAGCTAGCTCCTTCAATTCTGCGTCCATGCCTCCCGAACACATGTGGCTCCCTAAAAACATGATACGCAGGCCGACCTttaagtcatatatttcttttaaatctcaattcaaattcaacttttagtcaGTATATTtacatctaaattcaaattcaactttcagcgACCCAACTTAATTCGAACATTCATCTCTATATATAGTTTCATTAATTAGATTAGATGGCGATAGATACCTGACATAGTTAATGTGTTCAAATTCGTCACAGAAGTTCTTTTCCAATCAGGATGCTTCCAAGATGGTGGGCGACGATCAACCGTCGTGTTGTTTAAAATTTTAGGCGGTTTCGATCGTTTGTTTAGATTTCAGATACAACTCCGCAATGGCAAGACTCTCCAGAGATATCTGACCCTTTAATTCTGCCTCTGTCAATTGTCCCCTGTAGAAAAAGAATAAACATTAGAATGCCGTTCCGTTTAATACATATAATCAACTGAAGCAAATCCTACTCTTCAAATCACTAATGAATAGTTTACTTTATTAAATAGCAATCTTATGAATTtgagtataaaataaaaagaagttaTTTTAATAAGAACAACGCCTAAGAAGGCAGTATCACTGTTTGTTTCTTTGCCATGTAACTCTCGAATACGTTGAACCTCGCGAGCATGTTTTCATAGAGGTGTGATAGTCGCAGGTAAACAGGTAAACATAATCAGTAAGTATAACGATCATCCAGAATTTACGAAAATACTAATTTTTGAGGTTAGCCGGAAATCATTTCACTTAGAAATCACGCTAGATTTTGTTATAATAAACATAGTATATCGaatatttaacttttaattactcgcgtacaatactttcagcctcaaaactttaaatttagtgttacAAGCGTGAACAAAGGTGCGTCGACTACTACACTGACAAATATTCATTTTGCGCATTGAAGCAGTTGTTTTGTTTAATATAGAAattatgtagaaagtggagtgcgagtaactgaatGTTAAATGATTGCAAATGCTACAAGAGCATAGAACTAATCCCGTAAAAATGAGTCCACTTGTcagtaagcaaaatgctcgattttggacgggcatCTGCTCGGCAGAAGCTGCTCGGCCAGAACGAAGACTCCTGACTTCTGCCTTCGTTCAGCCCGAGCAGCTTCGTCCGTAGTTCTGACAGCATAATGCCCGTCATCTGCTCGCCAGGCTGTgctcgatttctgctcgagacggcctggctgactgggttaTTGTTGGaaaggaaaatataaaaataccaTGATTACCAACGTGAAAACTAACGAACAAATTTAGCAGTCCATTTATaatagttagactgcggatctctatgcaaagtaaaagctttctacctgaattgcaacaagatCTGGTGTgagataaatatttaatatcttgttgaatatatttaataggttaAAACTAATATGTATAGTAGTAAATTTAAATCCttcaaatttttttactgtCAGAAATAGACcgacccatttttatcataaatgtataaaatccgcagtctaataatagtaTTTAAAGAAACACTTACGTGTTGGTCGCACACGTTCCGTAAAAATCCGAAGACAACACAATACAACAACGGGATAATTGTCACAACTTCGAGTTCTATTTCTTAAACTATCTATAAACTGAAAATCAACAGAGCCGCACAGAGATCAACGTTCCACAAATTTCGTACCGCAAATGACGCACTCAACCCTGACGGGCCTTATTATATACCCTCAAGGGTAGCTACCCCCACTATGCGCACTTTGGCCGCAAGGATTCAGATCCCCAACTGTGCACAGCATTAGGCTACTCGCCACGTAATTCATTTTCCATTACAATCTTCGCTGTTCTGTCAACGTTTCGGTTTCGGGATTTTTCCTACAGTGACAGTAATTTTGGCAACTGAAAAAGAacgataaaattaaataattcaaaaataAGTACAAGTCGCATAATGCCGGAGCTTTGTCGATTCATTCCTCTAACGTTTAAGAACAGacataacatttttaatattgaactatACGATTTAAACTTTCTTGGgatgctagagcaattagttcactgcaggatgtaaaaaggaatttcttcaaaaattgcaattgttcggaattgtagagaaaatactaaaagttgcattttacaaagtttttatgtgggcccatattgaaaaattaaaaaatacattttgtcgatctgtgtaaattactgtaaattaaacatattctgaaaatttcgtcaaaatcggtggacgcgacgttgcaatgagctacaacaaacgtttaaagatggtaaaaattgcagattttcacgattttcggcatatacatatatctaagAATTTTCACATGTTTCAAGGCCTTGTCGtcttttcccgcatcaacctttcgatttcgatgaaacttccacaatgcatataattgatGCAGACCTACAGAATGTActttttattgtaaattttcaatataggcccacataacttttagtattttttctacaattccgatcaattgctattttttttttaaatgtttcatactctgtagtaaactaattgttctagcctcCCAAGAAATCAGcgaaaaaaactctataagaatgatccaacagtaattgttgaacatatttggtgttggacactAAATCGGGAATcgaaaactttcttccagcagttTTATTAAACAGGAacctttttccgtgtaacattttgtttattttctcgtttctcatTCTTTcataagccccttttaatttcccatcagttttaactccataaagtaatattttatacttctgaAACATGAATGTTTTGAATGAGAAATTAGTTTGCTGCGtgatgtgaaaagatatttttccagaaattgtgattggccggaattgtagagaaaatactaaaagttgcatttcacaacttttttatgtgggcctatattgaaaatttaaaagatagtttaaaagataataaaataataaacccttttttgcagctgttttaacgtcggagctgttttaacccgaaaatgaaacatctcgtttTAGGTAGAATAAtatttcgttctatacgattctttttatttttgatggatatgaaattgatatacacaccgggacaaaaagatagcacatcgtctatttttcctcatttggtacgttaaactgaagaaaatgaatattttaataggtactgaatatcatccacAATATTTACTtgaatagaattttcgaaatgaaaacgtaaatattggggcacacaagcgggacaaaatgatagcacaaataACAGCtttacatttgtcagttgtgCAGATGTTACTGAAGAGtaaacatttattacaaaacGTAATTGTTAAAGTGGGTACTagcttctctctctttcgtgcttatttaataaaacaacatactaaagTGTTAAGAATGGGTCGTGGAAAAAAACTAATTGTATGTGAAGTACATacgatattgaaattaaaggaagcacaagattgaattacagaaatatcaaaaattgtaaatagatgCCGGAAAGTTATTATGAGTTTgttaaaaaatcctgaaaattacgggaaaaagGAGAGTTCTGGGCGTCTAATTCGAGGATGACTGCGAGACAAATCGCTGAAAGTGTTGGCGTAAACACTAACGGAAAGAATGCACGTTGTGTTTTACAAAACTGCAAGCACTTGGCGCGAAGAGAATTGCAGAAGAAACCTTGGTTAAAGAAGGAGCGTAAAGCGTTTCGCTTACAATTTGCCGAAAACCATATAAATATGAGGACAAAACGGCCAAGAGTCATATTTACTGActaaaaaagatttaatttggATGGTCCAGACGACGCGACGTAGGCTATTACTATCATAATTTGAATGAAGAACAGCAATTTCTAAGTCGTCGCCAAATGGCTGTGTGATAATTTGGGCCGATATTGGGTGTGTGTATTGGAGTAaaacagaaattaaatttatgaaagtacgaatgaatagtgaactgattgatattgaaatgataaatgaactTGATATTGACtgatattgaaatgataaatgaacaagTAAACGCTTATGTtgtaagaattgctgcaaataaacacattttacaacaagataatgtcgcagtacacgcggcgcggcgaaagcggtcaataaaaatggtcttttcttaaaaaattattcgtgtttTGGAGTCGTCAGCAAGATCTCCAACCTCGACATTATTGAAAATGGTTGAGGACATCTTGCCAAAGCTGTGAAccaaaatggcagacaattccaaaatattaacgatttaaagtagagcattttgtataaaaaaatggaatttctaatgtttcataaacagaaattacattaatttcacagtgtgctatcttttcgtcccggagtgtaatacctcatacgtcatacaataattaaaggtttagtaattgatgagctaccaacatgtttaacaatgtaaacaatattttgaataatggtacagcaatttttagtgatgatttcgagtcaccactggagcGCTATGGGTTAAATTGATGATAGAAATTGCAGGATAGTACAggaatgacaaatattataaagcggaaacgctaacgttaccgttaacgcggcagaaggaatagctgcaagctgcaagtacaattgtatagaatttcggggaaaacttggaagagggagggttgccggaggattatttatggcgtggaagaaccgacggGACGGTGCCCGTTAgcccgtaaggataatcacggtcgcttagagtggccggactatggcaaGGTAAAACGACCGGCGATATTGAAGACAATATAAATCCTCGGAAGCGTCTATACCTGTCTTTCTGACCTTTCCTTGCCGTATTAAGGTCTTTGCAGACTACATATACCGGCACGGCGGCTACCTGCAACGGACCGCGCGGTCAAAAAGGCACCGCGGTGGTGGTCTTTTCCGTACACTACTGAcggaccggcgcggcgcacagtgggctggatcgaagattttagtgacattttgccaGGAAATGAACTTTCACATATCGATGTATAATCAGTTGGCATTGTCTTTCGAATGTCCACTGACCTCAAAAATggaagaattaataaaattaaatgaaaagtgTAGTTGTACCAAGCTTTTAAAGTTGAACGTTGTAGAATCTACGTTTGACACCCGAAGAATGTCCTTTCTTTTTCGCGACATCTTCACGATCCTGTTCAAGATTTCAGCCCCGTTTTTTTTCTATAGTAAAGAGCATTATTTTCTGTTAAGAAACTATAATTGCAGTTACAATTATTATatgcaatgtattaaaaatttaatgttCAATGTAGGtcagaaaaatgtcaaaaattttacaattaacAAGCAATATCTTTTTATACCCGTTAGAACCCGCGTTCGGACAAATCACAATGTGTTCAGGACACTTTCCTTTACATAATGTGTAAAAATCTTGTCCACCTTCATCCACCTCTCTGAGTTATTAACGTTTAAAGTTAGTAATGTCACGTTATTTCGCATGCGTTTGGTAGCCACTGCGGGATATTAAGACATGTTTCTAAGAAACTCTTTAGATTACAAATACACCTATACCTACAAATTGTTAaggttaattttaaaaataatgtgtttaaataaaaaattagctTGATTTCGACAATTGACTTCGTTAAGTACGGATGTGATTCAGTGGCATGATGGCAATACCGCAAGGCGATTCTTTTCCAATCCAGAAAATGCACAAATCACAGGAATTGAAATAgaactaattaaaaaattttatacaatacTGCAAGTAATTTCGTCTCTATATGCAATAGATGCTGGAAATGATATTGTGGTATGACAATAAATGGTATTATACGCCAGCCTCCGTTCACAAACTCTGAATACATGGCacgcaaataattatttatttatttatttgttattataaatttttga encodes the following:
- the LOC143217930 gene encoding uridine 5'-monophosphate synthase-like isoform X2, producing MSGSHMCSGGMDAELKELAVALCEIDAIKFGDYTTKVGLKTPIYFDLRVIISHPKVMARLAKALWTFSDDCENISQICGVPYTALPLATLICIDSNIPMVIRRKEAKAYGTMKLIEGSFDEGENCIIIEDVVTSGSSIIDTAEALRKDGLKVTDAFVVIDREQGGKKNIEAHGIKMRSLYSISSILAYLLECKKITPKVVKKVKDYWLEFRAPVIPAQVQESRLKIPFHSRATKTKNEMATILFNLMEAKESNLCLAADLTKAESILEITDLVGPHIVVLKTHVDIVEDFSHNFTNKLKNLASKHNFLLMEDRKFADIGNTVSLQYRDGIYKIAEWADMVTVHAVAGKTIVYGLTKALENVKEPRGIFIVTQMSSEGALTNNEYVANALTIAHSSNLVTGIVCQSNNICLNPAWIQLTPGVKLAPSSDDLGQQYNTPESVVNSGADLAVVGRGITEAEDKLAAALEYKQALWAAYKKRLD
- the LOC143217930 gene encoding uridine 5'-monophosphate synthase-like isoform X1, which encodes MFLGSHMCSGGMDAELKELAVALCEIDAIKFGDYTTKVGLKTPIYFDLRVIISHPKVMARLAKALWTFSDDCENISQICGVPYTALPLATLICIDSNIPMVIRRKEAKAYGTMKLIEGSFDEGENCIIIEDVVTSGSSIIDTAEALRKDGLKVTDAFVVIDREQGGKKNIEAHGIKMRSLYSISSILAYLLECKKITPKVVKKVKDYWLEFRAPVIPAQVQESRLKIPFHSRATKTKNEMATILFNLMEAKESNLCLAADLTKAESILEITDLVGPHIVVLKTHVDIVEDFSHNFTNKLKNLASKHNFLLMEDRKFADIGNTVSLQYRDGIYKIAEWADMVTVHAVAGKTIVYGLTKALENVKEPRGIFIVTQMSSEGALTNNEYVANALTIAHSSNLVTGIVCQSNNICLNPAWIQLTPGVKLAPSSDDLGQQYNTPESVVNSGADLAVVGRGITEAEDKLAAALEYKQALWAAYKKRLD